A part of Miscanthus floridulus cultivar M001 chromosome 6, ASM1932011v1, whole genome shotgun sequence genomic DNA contains:
- the LOC136461905 gene encoding uncharacterized protein isoform X1 — MESQRVVVVVEDAAAARSALQWAVGNFIRSSDSITLLHVCPPARSRRKRRRLRLGGFQLALAFKDLCNGIAEAKVEIVVTEGELGETVVATVNKLGATTLVVGLHDKSFLYRAPSQYSRVRSLGCRVLAVRQHATARVGFLNAELTQIETVNLHIPPPKIPFPMFTLPLGVIWRRSKRRK, encoded by the exons ATGGAGAGCCAGCGGGTGGTGGTGGTCGTGGAGGACGCGGCAGCCGCGCGGTCGGCGCTGCAGTGGGCCGTCGGCAACTTCATCCGCAGCAGCGACTCCATCACGCTGCTCCACGTCTGCCCGCCCGCGCGGTCGCGCCGgaagcgccgccgcctccgcctcggcgGCTTCCAGCTCGCGCTCGCCTTCAAGGACCTCTGCAACGGCATCGCCGAG GCCAAGGTGGAGATCGTGGTGACGGAGGGGGAGCTCGGGGAGACGGTGGTGGCCACGGTAAACAAGCTCGGCGCCACCACGCTCGTCGTCGGCCTCCACGACAAGAGCTTCCTCTACAG GGCGCCGAGCCAGTACAGCAGAGTCCGGAGCCTGGGCTGCAGGGTCCTCGCCGTCCGGCAGCACGCCACGGCGCGGGTCGGCTTCTTGAACGCCGAGCTCACCCAGATCGAGACCGTCAACTTGCA CATACCACCACCAAAGATCCCGTTTCCGATGTTCACGCTTCCCCTTGGCGTGATATGGAGAAGATCGAAGCGGAGAAAGTGA
- the LOC136461905 gene encoding uncharacterized protein isoform X2: MESQRVVVVVEDAAAARSALQWAVGNFIRSSDSITLLHVCPPARSRRKRRRLRLGGFQLALAFKDLCNGIAEAKVEIVVTEGELGETVVATVNKLGATTLVVGLHDKSFLYRAPSQYSRVRSLGCRVLAVRQHATARVGFLNAELTQIETVNLQ, translated from the exons ATGGAGAGCCAGCGGGTGGTGGTGGTCGTGGAGGACGCGGCAGCCGCGCGGTCGGCGCTGCAGTGGGCCGTCGGCAACTTCATCCGCAGCAGCGACTCCATCACGCTGCTCCACGTCTGCCCGCCCGCGCGGTCGCGCCGgaagcgccgccgcctccgcctcggcgGCTTCCAGCTCGCGCTCGCCTTCAAGGACCTCTGCAACGGCATCGCCGAG GCCAAGGTGGAGATCGTGGTGACGGAGGGGGAGCTCGGGGAGACGGTGGTGGCCACGGTAAACAAGCTCGGCGCCACCACGCTCGTCGTCGGCCTCCACGACAAGAGCTTCCTCTACAG GGCGCCGAGCCAGTACAGCAGAGTCCGGAGCCTGGGCTGCAGGGTCCTCGCCGTCCGGCAGCACGCCACGGCGCGGGTCGGCTTCTTGAACGCCGAGCTCACCCAGATCGAGACCGTCAACTTGCAGTAA
- the LOC136461906 gene encoding protein decapping 5-like has product MAAEAPPSASSSSSSSAQRPPAAAASGSGGGAAGSAESYIGSLISLTSKSEIRYEGVLYNINTEESSIGLRNVRSFGTEGRKKDGMQIPASDKVYEYILFRGTDIKDLQVKSSPPPPPPPQAASLHNDPAIIQSHYSQPASTSSSLPSAGGAVLPDLSFQAVQYGLQRPTFQSNLPLYQPGNAPWGSSVAPPVGNALWGSSVAPPAGNTSTLSVPSMYWQGYYAPSSGLPPHLQQPPLLQPTPGLAVPQNLQYPGLNPSLSSGPQKLSELQPSLMPPITSQGPSSGILPATTAPASATLLAPESSKPLLPNMGSLFTPATSLGATFPFPSQPTSVAETSATVSQNLTSFGSNKATALPGSTLAYQTVSQSVSLTVTPSSSAQVEMPVPLLAPSGQLLQNASSMLSSSHSMQAPLQVARKEVKPAEPKAKVAEPLLPDPLLPDPPSRALPESKEPILPLPKQTPQKYNGSGSHNHHNFRGRGRGRGSAFSQSVTAFTEEFDFTAMNEKFNKDEVWGHLGKKSQSRDKDGEVGDDVFDEDLEVEETDNPELAVKPVYVKDDFFDSLSSGTFGRGGPNGRGRPSERRRVDTETFGEFPRHRQPYRGGARGYRGGGRSRGSYYGGRGYGNTGTGGYGNTGTGGPGNSYPHRGYGRD; this is encoded by the exons atggcggcggaaGCGCCACCGTCGGCgtcttcgtcctcctcctcctcggcccaGCGGCCGCCTGCCGCGGCCGCCTCTGGCTCCGGCGGCGGGGCGGCCGGGTCCGCCGAGTCGTACATCGGGAGCCTCATCAGCCTGACCTCCAAGAGCGAGATCAGGTACGAGGGCGTCCTCTACAACATCAACACCGAGGAGTCCAGCATCGGCCTGCGCAATG TGCGGTCCTTTGGGACCGAAGGGCGGAAGAAAGACGGAATGCAGATTCCTGCTAGCGACAAAGTTTACGAGTACATCCTCTTTCGGGGAACTGATATCAAG GATTTGCAAGTTAAGTcatcaccaccaccgccgccaccaccacaagCTGCTTCCCTGCACAACGATCCTGCCATAATCCAG TCACATTATTCTCAACCAGCATCAACTTCGTCAAGTTTGCCTTCAGCTGGGGGTGCAGTTTTACCAGACCTCAGCTTCCAGGCAGTTCAATACGGGCTTCAGAGGCCAACTTTTCAGAGTAACCTTCCTCTATACCAACCAGGGAATGCTCCGTGGGGCTCTTCAGTGGCACCTCCTGTAGGAAATGCTCTGTGGGGCTCTTCAGTGGCGCCTCCAGCAGGAAATACTTCAACACTTTCAGTTCCCTCAATGTACTGGCAAGGATACTATGCACCTTCAAGTGGGCTGCCACCTCATTTGCAGCAACCTCCTTTGCTTCAGCCAACACCAGGATTGGCTGTTCCCCAGAATCTCCAATATCCAGGACTAAATCCTTCTTTGTCATCTGGGCCGCAAAAGCTGTCAGAACTCCAACCCTCATTGATGCCACCTATTACTAGTCAAGGTCCTTCGTCAGGTATCCTGCCTGCTACAACAGCTCCTGCTTCTGCTACCTTATTAGCTCCAGAAAGCTCAAAGCCTCTGTTGCCGAACATGGGATCATTGTTTACTCCTGCAACATCTCTTGGTGCAACTTTTCCTTTTCCAAGCCAGCCAACTTCCGTGGCTGAAACTAGTGCAACAGTGTCGCAGAACTTAACTTCATTTGGTAGCAACAAGGCTACTGCTCTTCCAGGCTCAACATTGGCATACCAAACTGTATCTCAGTCTGTTTCTTTAACTGTTACCCCATCTAGCTCAGCCCAAGTGGAGATGCCTGTGCCTTTGTTGGCACCATCAGGTCAACTATTGCAGAACGCATCATCCATGCTTTCATCATCGCACTCCATGCAGGCACCATTACAGGTGGCTCGCAAAGAAGTTAAGCCAGCTGAGCCTAAGGCTAAGGTTGCAGAACCGTTACTACCTGACCCTTTGCTACCAGATCCACCATCACGGGCTCTGCCTGAAAGTAAGGAGCCTATATTACCATTGCCGAAACAGACACCTCAGAAG TACAATGGATCTGGTTCGCACAACCATCACAACTTTAGGGGCCGTGGAAGGGGCAGAGGGAGTGCG TTTTCACAGTCTGTAACAGCATTCACTGAAGAATTTGATTTCACGGCCATGAATGAGAAGTTTAACAAAGATGAAGTCTGGGGTCATCTTGGAAAGAAATCCCAGTCAAGGGACAAGGATGGTGAGGTGGGAGATGATGTGTTTGATGAAGACCTGGAGGTTGAGGAAACTGACAACCCAGAGCTAGCTGTTAAG CCTGTTTATGTCAAGGACGACTTTTTTGATTCCCTCTCTAGTGGAACATTTGGACGTGGAGGGCCAAATGGAAGGGGCAGACCTTCTGAACGGCGTAGAGTAGACACAGAG ACGTTTGGCGAATTTCCAAGGCACAGGCAGCCTTATCGTGGTGGCGCCCGAGGTTACCGTGGTGGTGGGCGTTCCCGTGGTTCGTATTATGGTGGCAGAGGCTATGGAAACACAGGGACGGGTGGCTATGGAAACACAGGGACAGGTGGCCCTGGAAATTCGTATCCTCACCGTGGCTATGGGAGAGATTGA